A window of the Oryza brachyantha chromosome 5, ObraRS2, whole genome shotgun sequence genome harbors these coding sequences:
- the LOC102708526 gene encoding uncharacterized protein LOC102708526 — translation MGFQVAAVAPSPCAHSSSASSSPSTSSSRPALGGAGAGLARSCGPVNWGVGVMARRRGLRQPARCALSASLDGVGGGDAEFLRRIEELAAAVGVQPTGCGWPASVERSASSAGMPLSLRMLKRKKQHQQLVTRQTRWDERLLGSAGDSVGRAFSSMVLIVRELQSFALQQMREAMLCDDLQGVLARVHGEMHASFVWLFQHIFAGTPALMVSLMLLLANFTVHSMGHSVAAAAAIPPAPPSAAAVAAVDTQNSEPSRPRFDAASVKTFSIGRAASVGGSSGGGGKVRPVAGATGDDRWDESLSLLSRLAPQQPAPPAGTGVSKAVPETPAEDEQAIWERMVAEASNMQANARAEELSDPDVLGNLVAPVEAELETEGHAEYARTEQSYELAVSEEPDNPLILANFAQFLYLVQNDHDRAEQYFERAVRAEPADAEALSRYATFLWKARNDLAAAEETYQEAIAADPGNAHHAAAYAHFLWNTGACAGAATRRDA, via the exons ATGGGCTTccaggtcgccgccgtcgcgccatccCCGTGCGCgcactcctcctccgcctcgtcgtcgccctcgacGTCCTCCTCGCGCCCCGCCCTCGGCGGTGCCGGCGCGGGCCTCGCGAGATCCTGCGGCCCGGTTAATTGGGGCGTCGGTGTTatggcgcggcgccgcgggtTGCGGCAGCCGGCGAGGTGCGCCCTGAGCGCTAGCTTGGATGGCGTGGGAGGTGGGGACGCGGAGTTCTTGAGGAGGATCGAggagctcgcggcggcggtgggggtgCAGCCCACCGGGTGCGGGTGGCCGGCGAGCGTGGAGCGGAGCGCAAGCAGCGCCGGGATGCCTCTGTCGCTCCGGATGCTGAAGCGGAAGAAGCAGCATCAGCAGCTGGTGACCCGGCAGACGCGGTGGGACGAGCGGCTGCTCGGTTCCGCCGGCGATTCGGTGGGCCGCGCCTTCTCGTCGATGGTGCTCATCGTGCGGGAGCTTCAGAGCTTCGCGCTGCAGCAGATGCGGGAGGCAATGCTGTGCGACGACCTGCAGGGCGTCCTGGCGCGAGTCCATGGCGAGATGCACGCCTCCTTCGTCTGGCTTTTCCAGCACATCTTCGCCGGCACCCCGGCCCTGATGGTCTCCCTCATGCTCCTCCTCGCCAACTTCACCGTCCACTCCATGGGCCacagcgtcgccgccgccgcagcgatCCCTCCTGCTCCACCGTCCGCCGCGGCTGTCGCGGCGGTCGACACCCAGAACAGCGAGCCATCCCGGCCGCGGTTCGACGCGGCCTCGGTCAAGACGTTCTCTATTGGGCGTGCTGCCTCGGTCGGCGGGagcagcggtggcggcggcaaggtTCGGCCCGTCGCGGGAGCCActggcgacgaccggtgggACGAGTCCCTGTCACTGCTGAGCCGTCTCGCGCCACAGcaacccgcgccgccggcgggaacGGGAGTTAGTAAGGCCGTTCCCGAGACTCCGGCCGAGGACGAGCAGGCCATTTGGGAAAGGATGGTCGCGGAGGCCTCGAACATGCAGGCCAACGCGCGTGCAGAGGAACTGAGCGACCCGGACGTGCTCGGCAACCTCGTCGCGCCGGTGGAGGCGGAGCTCGAGACGGAGGGCCACGCCGAGTACGCGCGGACGGAGCAGAGTTACGAGCTGGCCGTGTCCGAGGAGCCCGATAACCCGCTCATCCTCGCCAACTTCGCGCAGTTTCTCTACCTCGTGCAGAACGACCACGACCG GGCGGAGCAGTACTTCGAGAGGGCGGTGCGCGCTGAGCCGGCGGATGCGGAGGCGCTGAGCCGGTACGCGACGTTCCTGTGGAAGGCGAGGAACgacctcgcggcggcggaggagaccTACCAGGAGGCCATCGCGGCCGACCCCGGCAACGCGCACCATGCCGCCGCCTACGCGCATTTCCTCTGGAACACCGGCG CATGCGCTGGGGCGGCCACGCGGCGAGACGCCTAG